TCCGGTGTCGCGATCAAGGCGTCGAAATCCAGGTGGCCGCCTTTGATCTTGTCTACCAAATCCTCGCCGCCAACTTCGTCAGCGCCTGCTTCTTGCGCCTCGCGCTGCTTTTCGGGTGTGCCTGCGATCACGGCAACCTTTTTGGATTTGCCCAGACCGTGCGGCAAGACGATGGTGCCACGCACCAATTGATCAGCCTTACGTGGATCAACACCGAGCACCATCGTCACTTCGACCGTTTCATCGAATTTCGCAAACGCGATCTTTCGGGCGAGCGCGATGGCGTCAGCCAGTGAATAAAGCTTCCCCTGCTCGACTTGAGCAAAGGCCGCCGCAAATTTTTTTCCTGCCATTGATTTTTTCCTTTCAGGTGTTAGCGTAACAAGCAGGAACTCAACGCGTGTCGAGGTGCTTGCCACTCCCTCTTAGGAATGAAGGATGATTGAGAGGTGCGGAGGTGAACCCGCACTCTACAGTCCGCATTCCAAACTTACTTCACTTCCAACCCCAAACTCTTGGCCGTGCCTTCGATAGTACGAATCGCCGCGTCGAGATTGGTCGTGTTCAGGTCGGGCATCTTGGTCTTGGCGATCTCTTCGATCTGAGCGCGCGTCACTGAGCCGATCTTTTCACGATTCGGCTTGCCCGAACCCTTCTCGACCTTGGCGACTTTCTTTAACAAGTCAGCCGCGGGCGGGGTTTTGGTGATGAAGGTAAAAGAGCGATCTGCGAAAACGGTAATAACCACGGGGATTTTGATGTCGCCCAGGTTCGCGGTCTTCGCGTTGAACTGTTTGCAAAACTCCATGATGTTCACGCCCTGCGGACCGAGCGCCGTACCAATGGGCGGCGCCGGGTTCGCCTTGCCGGCGGGAACCTGGAGTTTGATCATTGCGGTAACTTTCTTAGCCATATCTCTCTTGTGCTATGCAAAAATCAGAATGAATGTTTAGCTTTCTTCGGAAAACGAAATCTTCTCGACTTCGAGGAAGCCTAACTCGACCGGCGTTGCGCGCCCGAAGATCATCACGCTCACTTTGAGCATGCTCTTGTCGGGATTGACCTCTTCGACTGTGCCTGTGAAGCTGGTGAACGGGCCGTTGTTGATGCGCACCGTCTCGCCGCGTTCGAAGCTGAACTTCGGCTTCGGCTTCTCTGCCGCCGAGGCAACGTGATGCACAATCTGGTCAACTTCTTCGGGCGTCAGCGGCGTCGGTTTCTGGCCGCCGACGAAGCTGGTGACCTTCGGCGTGCTCTTGATCAAGTGCCAGGCGTTATCCGAGATGTCGCCCTTTTCGTTGCACTCGATTTCAACCAGCACATAACCGGGGAAGATCATCCGCGTACTCTCGACGCGCTTGGAACCGCGCATCTCCACCACCGTTTCGGTGGGGATGAGCACCTGTGTGACCTCGCTTTCCATGCCGAAGGCTTGCAGGCGGGTTTGCAGACTGTCACGCACTTTGCGCTCGTAGCCTGAATAGGTGTGAATAATGAACCACTGTTTCGCCATAGG
This genomic interval from Acidobacteriota bacterium contains the following:
- a CDS encoding 50S ribosomal protein L1; translation: MAGKKFAAAFAQVEQGKLYSLADAIALARKIAFAKFDETVEVTMVLGVDPRKADQLVRGTIVLPHGLGKSKKVAVIAGTPEKQREAQEAGADEVGGEDLVDKIKGGHLDFDALIATPDMMRLVGALGKLLGPRGLMPNPKTGTVTPDVANAVRETKAGKVEFRVDKTGVIHVPVGKVSFEPAKINENAKALIDAVVKAKPASAKGRYVKKVNVATTMGPGVLVDPASVGA
- the rplK gene encoding 50S ribosomal protein L11, whose amino-acid sequence is MAKKVTAMIKLQVPAGKANPAPPIGTALGPQGVNIMEFCKQFNAKTANLGDIKIPVVITVFADRSFTFITKTPPAADLLKKVAKVEKGSGKPNREKIGSVTRAQIEEIAKTKMPDLNTTNLDAAIRTIEGTAKSLGLEVK
- the nusG gene encoding transcription termination/antitermination protein NusG; this encodes MAKQWFIIHTYSGYERKVRDSLQTRLQAFGMESEVTQVLIPTETVVEMRGSKRVESTRMIFPGYVLVEIECNEKGDISDNAWHLIKSTPKVTSFVGGQKPTPLTPEEVDQIVHHVASAAEKPKPKFSFERGETVRINNGPFTSFTGTVEEVNPDKSMLKVSVMIFGRATPVELGFLEVEKISFSEES